From the genome of Borrelia coriaceae, one region includes:
- a CDS encoding plasmid maintenance protein, translating into MNSVTKDKKNINSNNTKSQIQSILKSLIVLNKDKISPNIKKICISQVKSQITKILKRYHRMLKIYWAINIKNQNYKESCGANGYSASDIYSIVIKLLENDGYTRVCKRTIARDIKLLNEMGLLESKIRRLGKNKGSISHYRQNMELAHLHKEIILEYLKELLKENLKDKIIIGNFDKDADNTEFNYTNLEKFGILAKVSKKNRTSNSSDGNKITPMSRVIGSCVFNEANISNNKNSKELLLKKTNLSKLKKEECRFKRSDVETRLICEHKINKNYLNQIKKYSNNDATYINALINLETAIDEYQSEYYIEDILEHFLKQFGNRYKYKIWMMMRRSDGVISDYAVIWEGRFRDWYPNKYKSPCAVKATYGDNLRIGIKKASVIKEKRAKEQLNVEELKEKEIEKAKEREEQRKREAASLQKYLTGLFERESKEREERLKKAREEELNLKKKARESMLASLERSKERCVGLDISNNGKDNMICASSNEEDMVKFAIRDEFGGFKTTKGLGMVNLGIMIEDVGHNENLKEKESK; encoded by the coding sequence TCAATACTAAAGTCACTTATAGTATTAAATAAAGATAAAATATCTCCTAATATAAAAAAAATTTGTATATCACAAGTTAAATCACAGATAACGAAAATATTAAAACGCTATCATCGAATGCTTAAAATTTATTGGGCAATAAACATTAAGAATCAAAATTACAAAGAATCATGTGGAGCCAATGGGTATTCAGCAAGTGACATCTACAGTATAGTAATCAAGCTATTAGAAAATGATGGCTATACAAGAGTATGCAAAAGAACAATTGCAAGAGATATTAAACTCTTAAATGAAATGGGACTATTGGAATCTAAAATTCGAAGACTTGGAAAGAACAAGGGAAGCATTTCTCATTATAGACAAAACATGGAACTTGCACATTTGCACAAAGAAATAATTTTAGAGTATTTAAAAGAATTACTTAAAGAAAATCTGAAAGACAAAATAATTATTGGTAATTTCGATAAAGATGCTGACAATACAGAATTTAATTATACAAATCTTGAAAAATTCGGAATACTAGCTAAGGTAAGTAAAAAAAATAGGACATCTAACTCAAGTGATGGTAATAAAATAACACCAATGTCACGTGTAATCGGATCTTGTGTATTTAATGAAGCTAACATAAGCAATAATAAGAATTCTAAAGAATTGCTTCTTAAGAAGACTAATTTAAGTAAACTAAAAAAAGAAGAGTGTAGATTTAAAAGGAGTGATGTAGAGACAAGGCTCATTTGTGAACATAAAATCAATAAAAATTATCTAAACCAAATAAAAAAATACAGTAACAACGATGCAACATACATCAATGCCCTAATCAATCTAGAGACTGCAATAGATGAGTACCAAAGTGAATATTACATCGAAGATATTTTAGAACATTTCTTAAAGCAGTTTGGTAATAGGTACAAGTATAAGATTTGGATGATGATGAGGCGTAGTGACGGTGTTATTAGCGATTATGCTGTTATTTGGGAAGGCAGGTTTAGGGATTGGTATCCCAATAAGTACAAGAGTCCTTGTGCGGTTAAAGCGACTTATGGAGATAATTTACGAATAGGAATTAAAAAAGCATCTGTTATTAAGGAGAAAAGGGCTAAAGAGCAGTTAAATGTAGAAGAATTAAAAGAAAAAGAGATAGAAAAAGCAAAAGAAAGAGAAGAGCAACGAAAACGAGAAGCTGCTAGTCTGCAAAAATATTTAACTGGTTTATTTGAAAGAGAATCAAAAGAAAGAGAAGAGCGACTTAAAAAGGCTAGAGAAGAAGAATTGAATTTAAAAAAGAAAGCTAGAGAAAGCATGCTTGCTAGTTTGGAAAGGAGTAAGGAAAGGTGTGTTGGGTTGGATATATCAAATAATGGGAAGGATAACATGATATGTGCTAGTTCAAATGAGGAGGATATGGTTAAATTTGCAATTAGAGATGAGTTTGGAGGATTTAAAACTACTAAGGGGCTGGGTATGGTGAATTTGGGAATAATGATTGAAGATGTAGGCCACAATGAGAATTTAAAAGAAAAGGAGAGTAAATGA